Proteins encoded within one genomic window of Arachis ipaensis cultivar K30076 chromosome B08, Araip1.1, whole genome shotgun sequence:
- the LOC110265311 gene encoding protein FAR1-RELATED SEQUENCE 5-like — translation MVEPLGYDMSVVAEILSNHPQNISGDVIVNGEKSNKAMQLSNVTEVRSEEIELGDELPDHGCLQEHEILRVGMRFVQLWMTHDFYVTYAKKVGFATKIRMTTYDNITKAPLNQAIHCNRDGYHGSCVKAPMRKNTISAAGCKARIYVKFDKDMQDWVLFKVDLMHSHPCSARKVVHYHEYRQLTIHAKCVIEDNDEAGIQPNKTFLALANEAGGPSNLGFSEKDLRNYITLDEECKFKSAVWVDARCRASYEYYGDVVSVDSTYSTNRHGLPFVSFIGINHHGNSTLLSCALLGNEKIPSYEWRIITDQRRSILRAIKNTLPDTRHRWCIWHITKKLLSKLGGYRRYRDLYDDLNDIMWNSRTEESFEDYLSEFMDEYKLHNNTWLSSLLVFD, via the exons ATGGTTGAACCCCTAGGCTATGATATGTCTGTTGTTGCAGAGATTTTATCAAACCACCCTCAAAACATATCCGGCGATGTCATTGTCAACGGTGAGAAGTCGAACAAG GCCATGCAACTATCGAATGTTACTGAGGTTAGAAGTGAAGAGATTGAGCTTGGTGATGAG TTACCAGATCATGGATGCCTACAAGAACACGAGATACTAAGAGTTGGAATGCGGTTTGTACAATTATGGATGACTCATGACTTTTATGTTACCTATGCAAAGAAAGTAGGATTTGCAACTAAGATAAGGATGACAACATATGACAATATCACAAAGGCTCCCCTTAACCAAGCTATACACTGTAATCGCGACGGGTACCACGGGTCTTGTGTCAAAGCACCAATGCGGAAGAATACGATTTCAGCTGCTGGGTGCAAGGCAAGGATATATGTAAAGTTTGATAAAGACATGCAAGACTGGGTTTTGTTCAAGGTTGACTTGATGCACTCACACCCCTGTTCAGCGAGAAAGGTAGTGCACTACCATGAGTATAGGCAACTGACCATACATGCGAAGTGCGTGATCGAGGATAATGATGAGGCTGGGATTCAACCAAATAAGACATTCCTTGCTTTGGCAAATGAGGCTGGAGGCCCCTCTAACTTGGGATTCTCAGAGAAGGATTTAAGAAATTATATaaca TTGGATGAGGAGTGTAAATTTAAGAGTGCAGTATGGGTGGATGCAAGATGTAGGGCGTCATATGAATATTATGGAGATGTTGTGTCAGTTGATAGCACCTACAGTACAAACAG GCATGGATTACCGTTTGTGTCGTTCATTGGGATCAACCACCATGGTAACTCAACCCTCCTCAGTTGTGCTTTGCTGGGGAATGAGAAAATCCCAAGTTATGAGTGG CGTATCATAACCGATCAACGTCGGTCCATTCTCCGTGCGATCAAAAATACATTACCCGACACACGCCACCGCTGGTGCATCTGGCATATTACGAAGAAGTTACTGAGCAAGCTTGGGGGTTACCGCCGGTACAGAGATTTGTATGATGACCTCAATGATATTATGTGGAACTCTCGAACTGAGGAGTCATTTGAGGATTACTTATCAGAATTTATGGATGAGTACAAGTTACATAACAACACATGGCTGTCAAGTCTGTTAGTGTTTGATTAA
- the LOC107611055 gene encoding protein FAR1-RELATED SEQUENCE 9-like, translating to MWVPIYFKGEFWAAMRSTQRSESMHTFYGGFLHSKTSLVQLVHEYDNVLGVKEQRELEDDAADLGGVSVVDEQGPLVWMKMEEEKLVNDTILYVPYDVYFDRSTQEVHCECNLFESLGVLCCHCLEVFHSYKVYKVPTCYVLPRWSKKIKRKHRYVKSSHDVSRSDESHVAFRGLCAHFYNVAKEFVGDDDETALLHAAMEEIRAKLAAHRAKKRSESVSETQTSFGSQSLNVVNIDNIQGPSKVTTKGRPKSKRVSAALEKPFKNSSRRNHKNSTPYYART from the exons ATGTGGGTTCCCATATACTTCAAGGGTGAATTTTGGGCGGCCATGAGGAGTACGCAAAGGAGTGAGAGCATGCACACATTCTACGGTGGATTCTTACATAGCAAGACTAGCTTGGTTCAACTTGTTCACGAATATGACAATGTGCTTGGAGTCAAAGAGCAGAGggaattggaggatgatgctgcgGACTTGGGGGG AGTTTCTGTAGTTGATGAACAGGGTCCATTGGTCTGGATGAAGATGGAAGAGGAGAAACTAGTCAACGATACTATTCTATACGTTCCGTACGATGTTTACTTTGACCGTTCCACACAGGAGGTTCATTGTGAATGCAATCTTTTCGAGAGTTTAGGTGTGTTGTGCTGTCACTGTCTTGAAGTTTTCCATTCGTATAAAGTGTACAAAGTACCTACCTGTTATGTTCTCCCTCGATGGAGCAAGAAAATAAAGCGCAAGCATAGGTATGTCAAAAGTAGCCATGATGTCAGTCGGTCGGATGAGAGTCATGTTGCTTTTAGGGGACTGTGTGCACACTTCTATAATGTTGCTAAAGAGTTCGTCGGGGACGATGACGAAACAGCATTGCTGCATGCTGCTATGGAAGAAATAAGGGCCAAGTTGGCTGCGCACCGTGCCAAGAAGAGGTCCGAGAGTGTGTCAGAGACCCAGACCAGCTTTGGCTCACAGAGTTTGAATGTTGTCAATATTGATAACATCCAAGGCCCATCGAAGGTCACCACAAAAGGTAGGCCAAAGAGTAAACGGGTCAGCGCTGCCCTTGAGAAGCCCTTCAAGAATTCATCTCGAAGGAATCACAAGAATTCAACCCCG TACTATGCAAGAACGTAA